The Deltaproteobacteria bacterium genome includes a region encoding these proteins:
- the atpB gene encoding F0F1 ATP synthase subunit A has translation MIVLLATLLLAQAQPGHQRQGVPVRDTNRPAASEHGATLGHQEVAPGAERKGEHEKSGEEHKGGIAEHIFEHVQDEVVVPLGFWAGHRYIRLDITKHVINMWIAAGILLIVVGLGARKRAVIPSGGYNLLETFVMFIRDEISVKNIGHHANLYTPYLCSAFFFILFMNLCGLLPIPAFGGFPGISTATGNVSVTVVLALFTFVLTQIAGMRAQGAVGYWTHLVPSGVPGALWPLMFVIEFFGLFTKPFALTVRLFANMVAGHIVIFFLIALTLFLSVYVAPVSVAFALGIFMLELFVGLVQAYVFTMLSALFIGMTQHAH, from the coding sequence ATGATCGTCCTTCTCGCGACCCTTCTGCTTGCGCAGGCGCAACCCGGCCATCAGCGGCAGGGTGTTCCGGTGCGCGACACCAACCGCCCGGCGGCGAGCGAGCACGGCGCGACGCTGGGCCATCAGGAAGTAGCTCCCGGGGCAGAGCGCAAGGGCGAGCACGAGAAGAGCGGTGAAGAGCACAAGGGTGGCATCGCCGAGCACATCTTCGAGCACGTCCAGGACGAGGTCGTGGTCCCGCTCGGGTTCTGGGCCGGCCACCGCTACATCCGCCTCGACATCACCAAGCACGTGATCAACATGTGGATCGCCGCCGGCATCCTGCTGATCGTCGTCGGCCTCGGCGCCCGCAAGCGCGCGGTGATCCCCAGCGGCGGGTACAACCTGCTGGAGACGTTCGTGATGTTCATCCGGGACGAGATCTCGGTGAAGAACATCGGCCACCACGCGAATCTCTACACGCCCTATCTCTGCTCGGCGTTCTTCTTCATCCTCTTCATGAACCTCTGTGGCCTCTTGCCAATCCCGGCGTTCGGCGGCTTTCCCGGCATCTCGACGGCGACGGGAAACGTCTCGGTCACCGTCGTCCTCGCGCTCTTCACGTTCGTGCTCACGCAGATCGCCGGCATGCGCGCGCAGGGCGCGGTCGGCTACTGGACGCACCTCGTTCCCTCCGGCGTCCCCGGGGCCCTCTGGCCGCTGATGTTCGTGATCGAGTTCTTCGGACTCTTCACCAAGCCGTTCGCCCTCACCGTCCGTCTCTTCGCCAACATGGTGGCGGGACACATCGTCATCTTCTTCCTCATCGCGCTGACCCTGTTCCTCTCCGTCTACGTTGCGCCGGTGTCGGTGGCGTTCGCGCTCGGCATCTTCATGCTCGAGCTGTTCGTGGGACTCGTGCAGGCTTATGTGTTCACCATGCTGTCCGCGCTGTTCATCGGGATGACGCAGCACGCACACTGA
- the glgA gene encoding glycogen synthase GlgA, with protein MKILFVASEAAPYVKTGGLGDVIGALPRALAGRGHDVMVIIPRYGVIDGPQFGLRDTGRRVEVQFPNLNAGAHIHVHAPAERLRYLFLQNPWYDRRELYGEGAKDYRDNHKRFALLSAGSLEAARQWNFIPDAIHAHDWQAALVPLIVKRGWAGRPSPVRARCVFTIHNMAYQGVFPREAMSELELPADLFNPDALEFYGKLNLMKAGLVFAEKLTTVSPTYAREIVHSNEVGAGLEGLLRHRQGDLTGIMNGVDYDRWSPEKDPLIPQHYSPQDLSGKAACKAALQQEVGLDPAAGTMLCATIGRLAHQKGYDVLAETVPSMMERGVQLLLLGTGDAVLEEQFAALATRYPGHVSAQLRFDDKLAHRIEAGADVFMMPSRFEPCGLNQLYSLRYGTLPLVHAVGGLNDSISEGPQGWGFRFEKESPAGLLEALDRALVLWRDKAGWRAAQQRAMARDHSWERAAGQYEALYRM; from the coding sequence GTGAAGATCCTCTTCGTCGCGTCCGAGGCGGCGCCCTACGTGAAGACGGGCGGGCTGGGCGACGTGATCGGGGCCCTTCCCCGGGCGCTGGCCGGGCGCGGGCACGACGTGATGGTCATCATCCCTCGCTACGGCGTCATCGACGGGCCCCAGTTCGGCCTGCGGGACACCGGTCGGCGCGTCGAGGTGCAGTTTCCCAACCTGAACGCCGGCGCGCACATCCACGTGCACGCTCCGGCGGAGCGTCTGCGGTACCTCTTCCTCCAGAATCCCTGGTACGACCGCCGCGAGCTCTATGGCGAGGGCGCCAAGGACTACCGCGACAACCACAAGCGGTTTGCCCTTCTCTCCGCCGGATCGCTGGAAGCGGCGCGGCAGTGGAACTTCATTCCCGACGCGATCCACGCCCACGACTGGCAGGCGGCGCTGGTGCCGCTGATCGTCAAGCGCGGGTGGGCGGGCAGGCCGTCGCCGGTCCGCGCCCGCTGCGTCTTCACCATCCACAACATGGCGTACCAGGGCGTCTTCCCGCGCGAGGCGATGAGCGAGCTCGAGCTGCCGGCGGATCTCTTCAACCCCGACGCGTTGGAGTTCTACGGCAAGCTCAACCTCATGAAGGCGGGTCTGGTCTTCGCGGAGAAGCTGACCACGGTCTCACCCACCTACGCGCGCGAGATCGTCCACAGCAACGAGGTCGGCGCGGGGCTCGAAGGGCTCTTGCGGCACCGCCAGGGCGACCTGACCGGCATCATGAACGGCGTCGACTACGACCGCTGGAGCCCGGAGAAGGATCCCCTGATCCCGCAGCATTACTCGCCCCAGGATCTGTCGGGGAAGGCGGCCTGCAAGGCGGCGCTGCAGCAGGAGGTGGGTCTCGATCCGGCGGCCGGGACGATGCTTTGCGCGACGATCGGCCGGCTCGCGCACCAGAAGGGTTACGACGTCCTCGCCGAGACCGTGCCGAGCATGATGGAGCGCGGCGTCCAGCTCCTCTTGCTCGGAACCGGCGACGCGGTGTTGGAGGAGCAGTTCGCGGCCCTCGCGACCCGGTATCCAGGCCACGTCTCCGCCCAGCTCCGCTTCGACGACAAGCTGGCGCACCGCATCGAGGCGGGTGCGGACGTGTTCATGATGCCGTCGCGCTTCGAGCCCTGCGGCCTCAACCAGCTCTATTCGCTGCGCTACGGGACGCTGCCGCTGGTTCACGCCGTGGGTGGCCTCAACGACAGCATTTCCGAGGGACCGCAGGGGTGGGGATTCCGCTTCGAGAAGGAAAGTCCGGCAGGTCTTCTCGAAGCTCTGGACCGGGCGCTCGTGCTCTGGCGCGACAAGGCCGGCTGGCGCGCCGCGCAACAGAGGGCGATGGCCCGCGACCACTCCTGGGAGCGGGCGGCCGGCCAGTACGAAGCTCTGTACCGCATGTAA
- the bfr gene encoding bacterioferritin — translation MKGDKQVVTLLNDVLTAELTAVNQYFLHARLCHHWGFDRLAEKVRKESIEEMKHADELIDRILYLEGLPNLQRYGKVNVGQTVPEQFQLDLQVEYDAVKRFNDGIEACRSAGDNGTREMLERMLRQEEAHVDWLETQQETIKQIGVERYLSEQIK, via the coding sequence ATGAAAGGCGACAAGCAGGTCGTTACGCTGCTCAACGACGTGCTCACGGCCGAGCTGACCGCCGTCAACCAGTACTTCCTCCACGCCCGCCTCTGCCACCACTGGGGCTTCGATCGCCTCGCCGAGAAGGTGCGCAAGGAGAGCATCGAGGAGATGAAGCACGCCGACGAGCTCATCGACCGGATCCTCTACCTCGAGGGACTGCCCAACCTGCAGCGGTACGGGAAGGTCAACGTGGGCCAGACGGTGCCCGAGCAGTTCCAGCTCGACCTTCAGGTCGAGTACGACGCGGTGAAGCGGTTCAATGACGGGATCGAGGCCTGCCGCAGCGCAGGTGACAACGGGACCCGGGAGATGCTCGAGCGCATGCTCCGCCAGGAGGAGGCCCACGTCGACTGGCTCGAAACCCAGCAGGAAACCATCAAGCAGATTGGCGTCGAGCGCTATTTGTCCGAGCAGATCAAGTGA
- a CDS encoding ATP synthase F0 subunit C: MNQFSLGYFAAGIGAGLAVLGAGFGIGRLAAAAMEGTARQPAAGGDIRTSMIIAAALIEGVTLFAEVVCIILAVKT, translated from the coding sequence ATGAACCAGTTCTCGCTTGGCTACTTCGCTGCGGGCATCGGCGCCGGACTCGCGGTGCTCGGCGCCGGCTTTGGCATCGGCCGCCTCGCCGCGGCCGCCATGGAGGGCACCGCCCGCCAGCCGGCCGCGGGCGGCGACATCCGCACCTCGATGATCATCGCGGCGGCGCTCATCGAAGGCGTCACCCTGTTCGCCGAGGTGGTGTGCATCATCCTGGCCGTGAAGACCTGA
- a CDS encoding (2Fe-2S)-binding protein: MILCICHSVTDREIDALIRDGARSLAEVSRASGAGGDCGCCRRIIEQRIDRACSGNCADCPRRDPELASAAL; this comes from the coding sequence TTGATCCTCTGCATCTGCCACTCCGTGACCGACCGCGAGATCGACGCCCTGATCCGCGACGGCGCCCGCTCCCTCGCCGAGGTGTCCCGCGCGAGCGGCGCCGGCGGCGACTGCGGATGCTGCCGGCGGATCATCGAGCAGCGCATCGACCGCGCCTGCAGCGGCAACTGCGCCGATTGCCCTCGCCGTGACCCTGAGCTAGCTTCCGCCGCTCTCTGA
- the atpF gene encoding F0F1 ATP synthase subunit B, with the protein MVVAAGLTDVNFALSFWTALTFLILLVVLGKFAWGPILQMLETRERAIAEAIESAKRERAAAEAASAEMKATLEKARAEAAELIRRNQQEVAAAKAELMAQAKKESEDLLQAARKTINEEKRQALAELRSQTVDLAIEAASRLVQMNLDENKQKQLVEEYLSQLPKETRV; encoded by the coding sequence ATGGTCGTCGCAGCGGGCCTGACCGACGTCAACTTCGCGCTGAGCTTCTGGACCGCGCTCACCTTCCTCATCCTGCTGGTGGTGCTCGGCAAGTTCGCCTGGGGCCCCATCCTCCAGATGCTGGAGACGCGGGAGAGGGCCATCGCCGAGGCCATCGAGTCGGCGAAGAGGGAACGCGCCGCGGCCGAGGCCGCGTCGGCGGAGATGAAGGCGACGCTGGAAAAGGCGCGCGCGGAGGCGGCGGAGCTGATCCGACGAAACCAGCAGGAAGTGGCAGCCGCGAAGGCCGAGCTGATGGCGCAGGCGAAGAAGGAGAGCGAGGACCTGCTCCAGGCGGCGCGCAAGACGATCAACGAGGAGAAGCGGCAGGCCCTCGCCGAGCTCCGCTCGCAGACGGTGGACCTGGCCATCGAGGCCGCCAGCCGCCTTGTGCAGATGAATCTCGACGAAAACAAACAGAAGCAGCTCGTCGAGGAATATCTCTCGCAGCTCCCCAAAGAGACCCGAGTCTAG